AGAGTTTTTAATCATCCGTAGTAACGTACCTCATAACTATTCTTTAGATATTTAAGTTTCCTGATTTAACATCACCCCGGTAGTACCAGCAACATAGCAACTATATTATCCCAGCACGACATGCCAGATCATAACATGCCCTACATGGGGGTTAAGATAGTCAACCATAGCGTTTATCTCCCACAGTGGACCAGGGGCATACTGTTAACAAGCACTAGAGGTGCCCTAGCAATACCGGGGAGCACTATGAGCGACAGTGTAGCTGCAAGAGAGCCTGTCAAGATAAACGAAGCTGTAGTCCAATGCCCCGTGTGCAAGAAGGCCACGCTAAAGATCGAAGACTATCTATACGATATGCCTGTAGTTGGTAAGGTTATCCTATCGTCTGGGAAGTGCAGTAGCTGTAACTACAAGTTTAACGATGTTAGGCTGGCCGAGGCCCATGAACCTAGGAAGATAATACTACGTGTAGAGAAGCATGAGGATCTCAACGCGCTGGTAGTCCGCTCATCATCTGCGTCAATACTTATACCAGAGTTTGAAATGAGCATGACACCTGGCCCTGCATCTGAAGGCTTCATAACTACTGTTGAGGGCGTTCTTGAAAGATTCCTAGAAGCCATAGATGTTGCATGCGCTGACCCAGATACCGATAAGTCCGCATGCGAGAAGGCGAGAAGGACTATAGAAGAAGCTAAGGAGGGTAAACGAGAATTCACACTGGTAATTGTGGACCCAGAGGGTGTAAGCGCAATCGTATCAGATAAGGCTAAGACAGAGCCAGTTAGTAAGGAGGAGCTAGCGAGGCTCGGCTACATAGTAGCCGATAGCTAAAACAAGAGAGCCGAAGGGGGTCCATCGCGCTACTCTACCTTAATCTTAAGACCGCCTTCTTCTTTTTCTTCCTTCTTCTCTTTCTCTATCGTCACTTCTAGTACGCCATTTCTGTACTTAGCTTTTGCAGTTTCTGGTTTGATGCCTGGAGGCAGCTCTATCTCTTTGTAGTACTTCCTGTCTTTGTCTTCGGCCTTTATTACAAGTTTGCCGTCCTTCACTCTTACATCTATCTTGTCCTTCTCTATACCAGGTATTTCTGCTACCACTACTACCCTATCCTTCTCGTCGATTACATCAACTAGTGGCTCGAGCCTCTCCTCTATTATGGCTCTACGGCCACGCCTCTTGACGTTGCCAAACTCTTCTATGATAGGCTTGCCGTCCGGCCCTATTGTTATTCTTACGCCATAGACTATGGGGCCTTTGACTCCTCTCCCCTGGAGCTGCGTT
The window above is part of the Pyrodictium abyssi genome. Proteins encoded here:
- a CDS encoding ZPR1 zinc finger domain-containing protein translates to MPYMGVKIVNHSVYLPQWTRGILLTSTRGALAIPGSTMSDSVAAREPVKINEAVVQCPVCKKATLKIEDYLYDMPVVGKVILSSGKCSSCNYKFNDVRLAEAHEPRKIILRVEKHEDLNALVVRSSSASILIPEFEMSMTPGPASEGFITTVEGVLERFLEAIDVACADPDTDKSACEKARRTIEEAKEGKREFTLVIVDPEGVSAIVSDKAKTEPVSKEELARLGYIVADS
- the hsp20 gene encoding archaeal heat shock protein Hsp20 — protein: MSFIWRRRFSDIFDEIEEMIREMERLAMNMFEEFETRATQLQGRGVKGPIVYGVRITIGPDGKPIIEEFGNVKRRGRRAIIEERLEPLVDVIDEKDRVVVVAEIPGIEKDKIDVRVKDGKLVIKAEDKDRKYYKEIELPPGIKPETAKAKYRNGVLEVTIEKEKKEEKEEGGLKIKVE